A single Stutzerimonas stutzeri DNA region contains:
- a CDS encoding tetratricopeptide repeat protein: protein MMVVAAAALVQGCATVERGAIPVVDSGAPVSEEVSVRQPGRVVGPSVSTAQPAQDAGVTVMVPQQNSEPLQTFAAPDAAFSGGSDPVPGASSQWHAPQPTPAPAPAPAPTPSRPMPSGIPSSSGTLSADERLDGPVLALLTTAQQQQGGGDLNGAASSLERAQRIAPREPQVLYRLAQVRLAQGDAVQAEQLSRRGLSYASGRPALQASLWELIAQARERQGNAAGAAQARERAKVAL from the coding sequence ATGATGGTTGTGGCAGCCGCTGCGCTGGTGCAGGGGTGCGCAACGGTTGAGCGGGGTGCGATTCCCGTGGTCGACTCCGGGGCTCCGGTATCGGAGGAGGTCTCCGTGCGGCAGCCCGGTCGCGTTGTCGGCCCGTCTGTTTCGACGGCGCAGCCTGCTCAGGATGCCGGCGTCACGGTCATGGTGCCGCAGCAGAACTCGGAGCCCTTGCAGACTTTTGCGGCTCCGGATGCCGCGTTCTCCGGAGGCTCGGATCCGGTGCCCGGCGCATCCTCACAATGGCATGCGCCGCAACCGACTCCAGCGCCGGCGCCAGCCCCCGCGCCGACGCCAAGCCGGCCCATGCCAAGCGGGATTCCCTCCAGCAGCGGCACGCTGTCGGCGGACGAACGACTCGATGGGCCGGTACTGGCGCTGCTCACCACGGCCCAGCAGCAGCAGGGCGGTGGTGATCTGAACGGCGCGGCATCCAGTCTCGAACGTGCTCAGCGGATCGCGCCTCGGGAGCCTCAGGTGCTGTATCGCCTGGCCCAGGTGCGCCTGGCCCAGGGCGATGCAGTACAGGCCGAGCAGCTCTCCCGGCGTGGCTTGAGTTATGCGAGTGGTCGCCCGGCCCTGCAGGCAAGTTTGTGGGAGCTGATCGCCCAGGCGCGTGAGCGCCAGGGTAATGCCGCAGGTGCCGCGCAGGCGCGCGAGCGAGCCAAGGTGGCACTGTAA
- a CDS encoding YqcC family protein: protein MDRRVGALADQLLLIERELRVRDLWTSIPPDPQALASQVPFCVDTLSFEQWLQWIFLPRMKTILERDEALPTVSGILTMAEVVYQGRPESMAGLLQALETFDVLISRGEV, encoded by the coding sequence ATGGATCGCCGTGTTGGCGCACTCGCCGACCAGTTGTTGCTGATAGAGCGCGAGCTGCGAGTGCGCGACCTTTGGACGTCGATACCGCCGGATCCTCAGGCGCTCGCCAGTCAGGTACCGTTTTGCGTCGATACGCTTTCGTTCGAGCAATGGCTGCAATGGATATTTCTGCCTCGGATGAAAACCATTCTGGAGCGAGATGAGGCGCTGCCGACCGTATCCGGAATTCTGACAATGGCCGAAGTGGTCTATCAGGGGCGTCCGGAGTCGATGGCCGGCCTGCTTCAGGCGCTGGAAACCTTCGACGTCCTGATTAGCCGCGGCGAAGTGTAA
- a CDS encoding DUF4124 domain-containing protein, giving the protein MRLTILAGGLLLALSGSVTAGQVYKWVDAQGITHFGAQPPQGQSAETLNTATPPPRPVATAPEQPDLSGDSEQRRIDSQVKRQVAEQEAERQRYCTTLRTNLAQLQNNPRVRMETDGEVRRLNEEERQGRISETQQKIAETCN; this is encoded by the coding sequence ATGCGTTTGACGATTCTCGCGGGCGGTCTTCTGCTTGCATTGAGCGGCAGTGTCACGGCCGGCCAGGTTTACAAGTGGGTGGATGCTCAGGGCATTACCCATTTCGGCGCGCAGCCGCCACAAGGCCAGTCCGCTGAAACGCTCAACACCGCGACCCCACCGCCCCGACCCGTCGCGACCGCACCGGAGCAACCCGACCTCTCGGGGGATTCGGAGCAGCGCCGTATCGACAGCCAGGTAAAACGACAGGTAGCCGAGCAGGAAGCGGAGCGGCAGCGTTACTGCACGACGCTGCGGACCAACCTGGCGCAACTACAGAACAACCCGCGCGTACGCATGGAAACCGACGGCGAAGTACGCCGACTGAACGAAGAGGAACGCCAGGGCCGCATCAGCGAAACCCAACAGAAAATCGCTGAAACCTGCAATTGA